The Paraburkholderia sabiae genome includes a region encoding these proteins:
- a CDS encoding LysR family transcriptional regulator, whose protein sequence is MSDYAPRRSVTGADDPIASTFATSFAGVVSFLAVANEGSFARAGDRLGIGRSSVSRNVQKLEAQLDTRLFLRTTRSTSLTREGELFFENCQAGVERIVQALEEMRELRNGPPRGRLRIYSTPGFGRKIVAPLLRGFHAQYPDISLELLLNDRPADFTTDRIDVSFRDGRMEDSEIVARQLIPMQMIVCAAPSYVQAHGLPRHVDELANHCCINFRAASGRVREWEFKVDGLPMRRTPHAPHTFNDSDLILQSVLDGQGIAQLPGYQVCDLLAEGRLVSCLTQYAPDDSGHYICYLSRKHLPARIRVFVDYMTEHTRALDLHCLTTIDAMETVE, encoded by the coding sequence ATGTCAGACTACGCACCGCGCCGCTCCGTTACGGGCGCCGACGATCCGATTGCAAGCACCTTCGCAACGAGTTTCGCCGGCGTCGTTTCCTTTCTTGCCGTTGCCAACGAGGGCAGCTTCGCCAGAGCGGGCGATCGCCTCGGCATCGGGCGCTCGTCCGTCAGCCGGAACGTGCAGAAGCTGGAGGCGCAGCTCGATACGCGCCTCTTTCTGCGCACGACCCGCAGCACGTCGCTGACACGCGAGGGCGAACTGTTCTTCGAGAACTGTCAGGCGGGCGTCGAGCGCATCGTCCAGGCACTCGAAGAAATGCGCGAGTTGCGCAACGGTCCGCCACGCGGACGGCTGCGCATCTACTCGACGCCGGGCTTCGGGCGCAAGATCGTCGCGCCGCTGCTGCGCGGTTTTCATGCGCAGTATCCGGACATCTCGCTGGAACTGCTGCTCAACGACCGTCCCGCCGACTTCACCACCGACCGCATCGACGTATCGTTTCGCGACGGGCGCATGGAGGACAGCGAGATCGTCGCGCGTCAGCTGATACCGATGCAGATGATCGTATGCGCCGCGCCGTCGTACGTTCAGGCGCATGGCTTGCCGCGTCACGTCGACGAACTCGCTAACCATTGCTGCATCAATTTCCGTGCGGCATCGGGGCGCGTGAGAGAGTGGGAGTTCAAGGTCGATGGACTGCCGATGCGACGCACTCCGCACGCGCCGCATACGTTCAACGACTCCGATCTGATTCTGCAATCGGTGCTCGATGGACAAGGCATCGCGCAGTTGCCCGGCTACCAGGTGTGCGATCTGCTGGCCGAAGGGCGGCTCGTGAGTTGTCTCACGCAATATGCTCCCGACGACAGCGGCCACTACATCTGCTATCTGAGCCGCAAGCATCTGCCCGCGCGAATCCGCGTGTTCGTCGATTACATGACGGAGCATACGCGCGCGCTCGATCTGCATTGCCTGACGACGATCGACGCGATGGAAACGGTCGAATGA
- a CDS encoding alpha/beta fold hydrolase: MFSKPASQLAFAALWIALAATHAAQAAADASASRQNAPVAPVAHVADQRLSVRADGGGTLPLYADRNIDAAARDVTHVFIIVHGTLRNADNYFDVGGQMLAASGASAKENMIVAPQFPTTRDLRTFAIRDNTLAWSEGGWKAGAPARRPSPVSSFAALDALLEHFDDRRLYPALSMVTVIGHSAGAQVVQRYAVAGRAEATLTRDGIRVRYVVANPSSYLYFDDQRPVASGAFTTVDTQACPRALEWKYGMADAPAYVATQDSTSLATRYATRDVVYLLGTDDVDPHTHFIDRSCAAMAQGPYRLARGLAYFDYLKQRYPAGLNQRVVEVPGVGHDARRMLTSECSVAALFDRTMPSACPTRSSD; the protein is encoded by the coding sequence ATGTTTTCAAAACCGGCAAGCCAACTGGCATTCGCGGCGCTATGGATCGCACTGGCGGCAACCCACGCAGCGCAGGCCGCCGCGGACGCGAGCGCATCGCGGCAAAACGCGCCCGTCGCGCCCGTCGCGCATGTCGCCGATCAGCGCCTGTCCGTGCGCGCAGACGGCGGCGGCACGTTGCCACTCTATGCCGATCGCAACATCGACGCGGCAGCGCGGGACGTGACTCACGTCTTCATTATTGTTCACGGCACGCTGCGCAATGCAGACAATTATTTTGACGTTGGCGGACAAATGCTCGCGGCATCCGGGGCAAGCGCAAAGGAAAACATGATCGTCGCGCCGCAGTTTCCGACGACGCGCGATCTACGCACGTTTGCGATACGCGACAACACACTCGCGTGGTCGGAAGGCGGCTGGAAAGCAGGCGCGCCCGCGCGCCGGCCGTCGCCCGTCAGTTCGTTCGCGGCGCTCGACGCACTGCTCGAACATTTCGACGACAGGCGGCTTTATCCGGCGTTGTCGATGGTGACGGTGATCGGGCACTCGGCGGGTGCGCAGGTCGTGCAGCGTTATGCCGTCGCGGGCCGCGCTGAAGCAACGTTGACGCGCGATGGGATTCGCGTGCGCTATGTCGTCGCGAATCCATCGAGCTATCTGTACTTCGACGATCAGCGTCCCGTTGCGTCGGGCGCTTTCACGACTGTCGATACGCAGGCGTGCCCGCGTGCGCTCGAATGGAAATACGGCATGGCCGATGCGCCCGCTTACGTGGCCACGCAAGACAGCACATCGCTTGCGACGCGATACGCAACGCGCGATGTCGTCTATCTGCTCGGAACGGATGACGTCGATCCGCACACGCACTTCATCGATCGATCCTGCGCGGCGATGGCACAAGGTCCGTATCGACTCGCACGCGGACTCGCATACTTCGATTATCTGAAGCAGCGTTATCCAGCAGGACTGAATCAGCGCGTCGTCGAAGTTCCCGGCGTCGGACATGACGCCCGGCGCATGCTCACATCGGAGTGCAGCGTGGCCGCGCTGTTCGATCGTACGATGCCTTCGGCGTGTCCGACGCGTTCGTCGGATTGA
- a CDS encoding pyrrolo-quinoline quinone: MNRSRRLHATPGNSRHIAILCLVAAICVSCSGGGSSSSSSSTSGSSGSGGSGGSGSSGGASAMSADVLTFHNDLGRTGQYLAETSLTLANVNAASFGKTGFLSVDGKVDAQPLFVSNVSVNGAAHNVVYVVTEHASVYAFDADSNAQLWQRSLLGSGETTSDPRNCGQISPEIGITATPVIDRSRGSNGVMYAVAMSKEANGTIHQRLHAVDLATGAELFGGPVDVRGTYPGSGANSSNGVTAFDPQQYAERQALALVNGNVYLAWTSHCDQGVYGGWVMSYNADSLAQTSALNLTPNGTGGSVWMGGGGLASDGTSLYLLDANGTFDTTLTAQGFPSSGNFGNAFIKLGTSGNLSVADYFATFDTVSQSARDADLGSGGAMVLPDLVDGSGVTRHLALGSGKDSKIYVVDRDNMGKFNSANNAIWQEIDGQLIGGVFTTAAFFNNTVYYGSVGDNLKAFPISGARLATTPASQSAGKFAYPGTTPSISANGSANAIVWAAENGATAVLHAFNAADLSQELYNSNQSGSRDNFGAGNKYITPMIAHGHVYVGTTNGVAVFGLLK; the protein is encoded by the coding sequence ATGAACCGCTCGCGCCGCTTGCATGCCACTCCGGGCAACTCCCGTCACATCGCCATCCTGTGCCTCGTCGCGGCGATCTGCGTGTCCTGCAGCGGTGGAGGTTCTTCTTCCAGCAGTAGCAGCACGAGCGGCAGCAGCGGCTCGGGTGGCTCGGGCGGTTCAGGCAGTTCGGGTGGTGCCTCCGCGATGTCGGCGGACGTGTTGACCTTTCACAACGATCTGGGCCGCACGGGGCAGTACCTGGCGGAAACCTCGCTTACGCTCGCCAACGTCAACGCCGCGTCTTTCGGCAAGACAGGCTTCCTTTCCGTCGACGGCAAAGTCGATGCGCAGCCGCTTTTCGTCAGCAACGTGTCGGTTAACGGTGCGGCGCACAACGTCGTCTATGTCGTGACCGAGCACGCGAGCGTCTACGCATTCGACGCCGACAGCAATGCGCAACTCTGGCAGCGCTCGCTGCTCGGCTCGGGTGAAACGACGAGCGACCCGCGCAACTGCGGGCAGATTTCTCCCGAGATCGGCATTACGGCGACGCCCGTGATCGACCGGAGCCGCGGCTCGAACGGCGTCATGTACGCGGTCGCGATGAGCAAGGAAGCGAACGGCACGATCCATCAGCGTCTGCATGCGGTCGATCTCGCGACGGGGGCCGAACTGTTCGGCGGACCTGTAGACGTCAGGGGCACCTATCCGGGCAGCGGCGCGAACAGCAGCAACGGCGTCACGGCATTCGATCCGCAGCAATACGCGGAGCGGCAGGCGCTGGCGCTGGTGAACGGCAACGTCTACCTGGCGTGGACGTCGCACTGCGATCAGGGTGTCTACGGCGGCTGGGTGATGTCCTACAACGCCGACTCGCTCGCGCAGACGAGCGCGCTGAACCTGACGCCGAACGGCACGGGCGGCTCGGTCTGGATGGGCGGCGGAGGCCTGGCGTCGGACGGCACGTCGCTCTATCTGCTCGATGCAAACGGCACGTTCGACACCACGTTGACCGCGCAAGGCTTTCCATCGAGTGGTAATTTCGGCAATGCGTTCATCAAGCTCGGCACATCGGGGAATCTCTCCGTCGCCGACTATTTCGCCACCTTCGACACGGTTTCCCAATCCGCGCGCGACGCCGACCTGGGTTCGGGCGGCGCGATGGTGTTGCCCGATCTTGTCGACGGAAGCGGCGTGACGCGCCATCTCGCGCTCGGCTCGGGCAAGGATTCGAAGATCTATGTCGTCGATCGCGACAATATGGGCAAATTCAACAGCGCGAACAACGCGATCTGGCAGGAGATCGACGGCCAGCTGATCGGCGGCGTGTTCACCACGGCGGCATTTTTCAACAACACCGTGTACTACGGCTCGGTCGGCGACAACCTCAAGGCGTTTCCGATCAGCGGCGCGCGCCTCGCCACGACGCCCGCGTCGCAGAGCGCGGGCAAATTCGCCTATCCGGGCACGACGCCGAGCATATCGGCGAACGGGTCGGCGAACGCGATAGTGTGGGCGGCGGAAAACGGCGCGACGGCCGTGCTGCATGCCTTTAACGCGGCCGATCTGTCGCAGGAGCTGTACAACAGCAATCAGTCGGGATCGCGCGACAACTTCGGCGCAGGCAACAAATACATCACGCCGATGATCGCGCACGGACACGTGTATGTCGGCACGACGAACGGCGTCGCCGTGTTCGGCTTGCTGAAATAG
- a CDS encoding FAD-dependent oxidoreductase encodes MSNESTPSDKLPASQPATGANPLDADALLEDPSVRDHPRHQQMFPVLTDAEIERIRRFGARSRYTTGALLYRAGSLCPGVFVLLSGKVRIIGRDGLGHERIIYTYTQHGEFTSDVTQLSNKPAVVDAHVIEDVEAILLRPDELSAMMISEADLGEKIMRALILRRVLVIERGHGVVLVGPSNNGRLRALENFLRRNVFPSMTLDADKDAEAIALLERLTPQPDDFPLVVCPDGTVLRNPDEGQLASCLGLIPEFDPSHVYDVAIVGAGPAGLATAVYAASEGLSVAALDCRAPGGQAGTSSRIENYLGFPTGITGHALAGRAFVQAQKFGAHIGIPCEVRALYCDKLPPVVELTDDRRITARTVVIATGAEYRRPDVDGLERFEGSGVYYWATPIEARLCRKEPVLLIGGGNSAGQAVVFLASHAEHVHMFIRGASLEHSMSHYLIERILALPNVTLHTRIELTALEGDARLERVHYRGAGGIEGSMTTHHLFVFIGAEPNTDWLSTCGVSVDDKGFVLTGADIPGSGLQSMSLQTSVPGVFAIGDVRSGSTKRVASAVGEGAAVVAQIHRLLADARAAC; translated from the coding sequence ATGAGCAACGAGTCAACGCCGTCAGATAAATTGCCCGCTAGCCAACCGGCCACAGGAGCGAACCCGCTCGACGCCGACGCGCTGCTCGAAGACCCGAGCGTGCGCGATCATCCGCGGCATCAGCAGATGTTCCCCGTACTCACGGACGCCGAGATCGAGCGGATACGGCGCTTCGGCGCGCGATCGCGCTACACGACAGGCGCGCTGCTTTATCGCGCGGGAAGCCTGTGTCCGGGCGTGTTCGTGCTGCTGTCGGGCAAGGTGCGGATCATCGGCCGCGACGGACTCGGTCACGAGCGGATCATTTACACGTACACGCAGCACGGCGAATTCACGTCGGACGTGACGCAACTTTCGAACAAGCCGGCCGTCGTCGATGCGCACGTGATCGAAGACGTCGAAGCGATCCTGCTGCGGCCCGACGAACTCAGCGCGATGATGATCAGCGAAGCCGATCTCGGCGAGAAGATCATGCGCGCGCTGATTCTGCGGCGCGTTCTCGTCATCGAGCGCGGGCATGGTGTCGTGCTCGTCGGCCCGTCGAACAACGGGCGGCTGCGCGCGCTGGAAAACTTCCTGCGCCGCAACGTGTTCCCGAGCATGACGCTCGACGCGGACAAGGACGCTGAAGCGATCGCGCTGCTCGAACGCCTGACGCCGCAACCCGACGACTTCCCGCTCGTCGTCTGTCCGGACGGCACGGTACTGCGCAATCCCGACGAAGGGCAACTCGCGTCCTGTCTCGGGCTGATTCCCGAATTCGATCCGTCGCACGTTTATGACGTCGCGATTGTCGGCGCCGGTCCAGCAGGACTCGCAACCGCCGTGTATGCGGCCTCGGAAGGGTTGTCCGTCGCGGCGCTCGATTGCCGTGCGCCCGGCGGCCAGGCAGGCACCAGCTCGCGCATCGAAAACTATCTGGGATTTCCAACCGGCATCACAGGTCATGCGCTCGCGGGCCGCGCGTTCGTGCAGGCGCAGAAGTTCGGCGCGCACATCGGCATTCCGTGCGAAGTCCGCGCGCTGTATTGCGACAAGCTGCCGCCCGTCGTCGAACTCACGGACGACCGGCGCATCACCGCGCGCACAGTCGTGATCGCGACGGGCGCGGAATACCGGCGGCCCGATGTCGACGGACTGGAGCGTTTCGAAGGCTCGGGCGTGTATTACTGGGCGACGCCCATCGAGGCGCGTCTGTGCCGCAAGGAACCCGTGCTGCTGATCGGCGGCGGCAATTCGGCGGGACAGGCGGTCGTTTTTCTCGCGTCGCACGCCGAGCACGTGCATATGTTCATACGCGGCGCGAGCCTCGAACACAGCATGTCGCACTATCTGATCGAGCGGATTCTGGCGCTGCCGAACGTGACGCTGCATACGCGCATCGAACTGACCGCGCTCGAAGGCGATGCGCGGCTGGAGCGCGTGCATTATCGCGGCGCAGGCGGGATCGAAGGCAGCATGACGACGCATCATCTGTTCGTCTTCATCGGCGCGGAGCCGAACACGGACTGGCTCTCGACCTGCGGCGTATCCGTCGACGACAAGGGTTTCGTACTGACGGGCGCGGACATTCCGGGCTCAGGGCTACAGTCGATGTCGCTGCAGACCAGCGTGCCCGGCGTGTTCGCGATCGGCGACGTGCGCTCGGGGTCGACCAAGCGCGTCGCGTCGGCGGTGGGCGAAGGCGCGGCCGTGGTCGCGCAGATTCATCGTCTGCTGGCTGACGCGCGCGCGGCGTGCTAG
- a CDS encoding Ohr family peroxiredoxin: protein MTKIEKVLFTGKTHTTASQHAGAKRGHEGSLDLLLSAPGNDAHPEHVFESAQPHPTAEQLFAGAWSACLITAIGLAAKEKKVALPSDLALDIAIDLGMTGNAYFLGARIDVNMPGVPRDVAEAVVHAADELCPYSKATRGNIDVAINVI from the coding sequence ATGACCAAAATTGAAAAAGTTCTTTTCACCGGCAAGACGCATACGACCGCAAGCCAGCACGCCGGCGCGAAACGCGGCCACGAAGGCAGCCTCGATCTGCTGCTATCCGCGCCGGGCAACGACGCGCATCCGGAGCATGTTTTCGAATCCGCGCAGCCACATCCGACGGCGGAGCAACTGTTTGCGGGCGCGTGGTCGGCGTGTCTGATCACCGCAATCGGCCTCGCAGCCAAAGAGAAAAAGGTGGCGTTGCCGTCCGATCTCGCGCTGGACATCGCGATCGATCTGGGCATGACGGGCAACGCGTATTTCCTCGGCGCGCGGATCGACGTGAACATGCCCGGCGTGCCGCGCGACGTGGCCGAAGCAGTCGTGCATGCCGCGGACGAACTGTGCCCGTATTCGAAGGCGACGCGCGGCAATATCGATGTCGCGATCAACGTGATCTGA
- a CDS encoding IclR family transcriptional regulator, translated as MNPSKEPDAPGAGMLQRAFAVIRALGEIQPEGGRVTRVAKAVGLTQATVHRILHALIAEGIVEQDQNTKLYRLSVDFFALAAQAGNPSGMRALCRPALLRLCASLGDTIFLLVKSSFDAVCLDMCEGPFPIRSFTGDIGGRVALGVGQGSLAILAFLPEAEREEIIRFNVPRLRSYGVLDEVYLRTEIERVRQLGYAGRNSGVLEGMAGVAVPIIDRTGCAVAALSVGTLSARLGEDRLPMVVELLKRQADLIGPQVNPFDVAMRRPMHGLTRAMTTEPIA; from the coding sequence ATGAATCCTTCGAAGGAGCCCGACGCGCCAGGCGCGGGCATGTTGCAGCGGGCATTTGCCGTGATCCGCGCGCTCGGCGAGATTCAGCCGGAAGGCGGCCGCGTGACGCGCGTCGCGAAAGCCGTCGGGCTCACGCAGGCCACCGTGCATCGCATCCTGCACGCGCTGATTGCCGAAGGCATCGTCGAGCAGGACCAGAACACGAAGCTTTATCGGCTGAGCGTCGACTTCTTTGCGCTCGCCGCGCAAGCGGGCAATCCGAGCGGCATGCGCGCGCTGTGCCGCCCCGCTCTGCTGCGTTTATGCGCGAGCCTCGGCGACACGATCTTTCTGCTCGTCAAAAGCAGCTTCGACGCCGTGTGCCTCGACATGTGCGAAGGACCGTTTCCGATCCGCTCGTTCACGGGCGATATCGGCGGGCGAGTGGCACTGGGTGTCGGCCAGGGCAGTCTCGCGATTCTCGCGTTCCTGCCCGAAGCGGAGCGCGAAGAAATCATTCGATTCAACGTGCCGCGTCTGCGCAGTTATGGCGTGCTCGACGAGGTCTATCTGCGCACGGAAATCGAACGCGTGCGGCAACTCGGCTACGCGGGACGCAACAGCGGCGTGCTCGAAGGCATGGCGGGCGTCGCGGTGCCGATCATCGACCGCACGGGTTGCGCGGTGGCCGCGTTGAGCGTTGGCACGTTGTCGGCGCGTCTGGGCGAAGACCGGCTGCCGATGGTCGTCGAACTGCTGAAGCGGCAAGCGGATCTCATCGGGCCGCAAGTGAATCCGTTCGACGTCGCGATGCGCCGTCCGATGCACGGCCTCACGCGCGCGATGACGACGGAACCGATCGCCTGA
- a CDS encoding ABC transporter ATP-binding protein, translating into MSFLTLTDVSKTFGDLHAVTGINLSVEKGEFVSLLGPSGCGKTTTLQMIAGFIDTTRGRITLDGRDITHMKPNRRGLGIVFQSYALFPHMSVAQNVSFGLEMRGVDKAERKDRVREALALVRLDSLAHRFPRELSGGQRQRVAIARAIVIAPPVLLLDEPMSNLDAKLREDMQFELRAIQRKIGTTTIMVTHDQSEALSISDRVVVMEAGRITQIDTPYRAYERPENLFVSQFIGKANMLAGKIVSRDGDAIRIDFGHDLAETGSMTQLGSQGQAIDVGDAVTLCIRPEKLRLCAPGEGRLAGNVTSRFFLGSQWLYRLDSRVGEMLVCCQNEGNEPFAEGARVGIDWHADSLRLIGQERAHG; encoded by the coding sequence ATGTCGTTCCTCACATTGACTGACGTATCAAAGACGTTCGGCGATCTGCATGCCGTGACGGGCATCAACCTGTCGGTGGAAAAGGGCGAGTTCGTTTCGCTGCTGGGCCCGTCGGGCTGCGGCAAGACGACGACGCTGCAGATGATCGCGGGCTTCATCGACACGACGCGCGGTCGCATCACGCTCGATGGCCGCGACATCACGCATATGAAGCCGAACCGGCGCGGTCTCGGCATCGTTTTTCAAAGCTACGCGCTGTTTCCGCATATGAGCGTCGCGCAGAACGTGAGCTTCGGGCTCGAAATGCGCGGCGTCGATAAAGCCGAGCGCAAGGACCGCGTGCGCGAAGCCTTGGCGCTGGTGCGGCTCGATTCGCTTGCACATCGTTTTCCGCGCGAGCTGTCGGGCGGTCAGCGGCAGCGTGTCGCGATTGCACGCGCCATTGTGATCGCGCCGCCCGTGCTGCTGCTCGACGAACCGATGTCGAATCTCGATGCGAAATTGCGCGAAGACATGCAGTTCGAACTGCGCGCCATTCAGCGCAAGATCGGCACGACGACGATCATGGTCACGCACGATCAGTCCGAAGCGCTGTCGATCAGCGATCGCGTCGTCGTGATGGAAGCGGGGCGCATCACGCAGATCGACACGCCGTATCGCGCGTACGAGCGGCCGGAGAATCTGTTCGTGTCGCAGTTCATCGGCAAGGCGAACATGCTGGCGGGCAAGATCGTGTCACGCGACGGCGACGCGATTCGTATCGACTTCGGCCACGATCTCGCGGAGACGGGCAGCATGACGCAACTTGGTTCGCAAGGGCAGGCGATCGATGTCGGCGATGCTGTCACGCTGTGCATTCGCCCGGAAAAGCTGCGGCTGTGCGCGCCCGGCGAAGGCCGTCTTGCGGGCAATGTGACGAGCCGCTTTTTTCTCGGCAGCCAGTGGTTGTATCGGCTCGACAGCCGCGTCGGCGAGATGCTCGTGTGTTGCCAGAACGAAGGCAACGAACCGTTTGCGGAGGGCGCGAGAGTCGGTATCGACTGGCACGCCGATTCGCTGCGACTGATCGGACAGGAGCGCGCGCATGGATAG
- a CDS encoding ABC transporter permease, with amino-acid sequence MDSTLPVTPDTSRRTARAPWHAYVPLWLMSAPALILFATLVLVTLAMTLALTFYRFDPASGPIAAFDFHNYVEVLGSSYFHTIFLRTFGIALLTTVLCVAIGTPEAYVLSRMGDPWRSLFLLAILAPLLVSVVVRAFGWSMLLNTNGLVNQAFALFGLGPYKLEYTTFAIVIALVHVMLPFMVIPVWTALQRLDPQTENAALSLMASPATTLRRIVLPQLVPGILSGSLMVFGLSASAFAIPGLLGGRRLKVAATAVYDQFLSSMNWPLGATIAMLLLVANLVVMLTYYRVLERRYARSMG; translated from the coding sequence ATGGATAGCACGCTGCCCGTCACACCCGATACGAGCCGACGCACGGCGCGCGCGCCGTGGCACGCATACGTGCCGCTGTGGCTGATGAGCGCGCCCGCGCTGATCCTGTTCGCGACGCTCGTGCTCGTGACGCTCGCGATGACCCTTGCGCTCACCTTCTATCGCTTCGATCCCGCGAGCGGCCCGATTGCCGCGTTCGATTTTCACAACTACGTGGAAGTGCTCGGCTCATCGTATTTCCACACGATCTTTCTGCGCACTTTCGGCATTGCATTGCTGACGACGGTGCTGTGCGTCGCGATCGGCACGCCCGAAGCGTATGTGCTGTCACGCATGGGCGATCCGTGGCGCTCGCTGTTTCTGCTGGCGATACTCGCGCCGCTGCTGGTTTCGGTCGTAGTGCGCGCGTTCGGCTGGAGCATGCTGCTGAACACGAACGGCCTCGTCAATCAGGCCTTCGCGCTGTTCGGACTCGGGCCGTACAAGCTCGAATACACGACCTTCGCCATCGTTATCGCGCTTGTTCACGTGATGCTGCCGTTCATGGTGATTCCCGTCTGGACCGCGCTACAACGGCTCGATCCGCAGACGGAGAATGCCGCGCTCTCGCTGATGGCATCGCCTGCGACGACGTTGCGCCGTATCGTGCTGCCGCAACTCGTGCCCGGCATTCTGTCGGGGAGCCTGATGGTGTTCGGTCTGTCGGCGAGTGCCTTTGCGATTCCTGGTTTGCTTGGCGGCAGGCGTTTGAAGGTCGCGGCGACAGCCGTCTACGACCAGTTCCTGAGTTCGATGAACTGGCCGCTCGGCGCGACGATCGCGATGCTGCTGCTGGTTGCGAATCTCGTCGTGATGCTCACGTACTACCGCGTGCTCGAGCGGCGCTACGCGCGCAGCATGGGTTGA
- a CDS encoding ABC transporter permease, with product MRKNGFFALAFHTVVILFVLAPLAIVVLVAFTPDETLTLPTHGFSLRWFRAILDYPDFITAFFNSLKLAFASATLSLVIALPAGLAIGRARFPGRNFLNALLLSPLVIPGLVLGIAMLRFFALIGATGSFAWLILAHMIVITPFVMRLVLASVSGMDRSIEHAASALGADAWTTFRRITLPMIVPGITGGWLLAFINSFDELTMSVFITSPQTVTLPVRMYMYATESIDPMMASVSALVIFITAGAMLLLDRVYGLNRILIGQH from the coding sequence ATGCGCAAGAACGGCTTCTTTGCACTCGCGTTTCATACTGTCGTGATTCTGTTCGTGCTCGCGCCGCTCGCGATCGTCGTGCTCGTCGCGTTCACGCCGGACGAAACGTTGACGCTGCCGACGCACGGTTTCTCGCTGCGCTGGTTCCGCGCGATTCTCGACTATCCCGACTTCATCACGGCCTTCTTCAACAGCCTGAAACTGGCTTTTGCATCGGCGACGCTGTCGCTCGTGATCGCGTTGCCCGCCGGTCTCGCGATAGGCCGCGCACGTTTTCCGGGGCGCAACTTTCTCAATGCGCTGCTGCTGTCGCCGCTCGTGATTCCCGGCCTCGTACTCGGCATCGCGATGTTGCGCTTCTTCGCTTTGATCGGCGCGACGGGTTCGTTCGCGTGGCTGATTCTTGCGCACATGATCGTCATCACGCCGTTCGTGATGCGTCTCGTGCTGGCATCGGTGAGTGGAATGGATCGCAGCATCGAGCACGCGGCGTCGGCGCTCGGCGCCGATGCATGGACGACGTTCCGCCGCATCACGTTGCCGATGATCGTGCCCGGCATCACGGGCGGCTGGCTGCTCGCGTTCATCAACAGCTTCGACGAATTGACGATGTCGGTCTTCATCACGTCGCCGCAGACGGTCACGTTGCCCGTGCGCATGTACATGTACGCAACGGAATCGATCGATCCGATGATGGCGTCCGTGTCCGCGCTCGTCATCTTCATCACGGCGGGCGCGATGCTGCTGCTGGATCGCGTCTACGGGCTCAACCGCATCCTGATTGGCCAGCATTGA
- a CDS encoding (2Fe-2S)-binding protein, with protein MSSSSSQLLRVAEAGRAPLSFFLDGVEVGALTGDTVLTAILMQQRHVRHSEFSGEPRAGFCMIGACQDCWVRCEDGARVRACSTLVKQGMRVVTNGARDE; from the coding sequence ATGTCCAGTTCCAGCAGCCAGTTGCTGCGCGTCGCCGAAGCGGGACGCGCGCCGTTGTCGTTCTTTCTCGACGGCGTCGAAGTGGGCGCGCTGACGGGCGACACGGTATTGACGGCGATCCTGATGCAGCAGCGTCACGTGCGTCACAGCGAGTTCAGCGGCGAGCCGCGCGCGGGTTTTTGCATGATCGGCGCATGCCAGGACTGCTGGGTGCGTTGTGAAGACGGCGCGCGCGTTCGTGCCTGTTCGACGCTCGTGAAGCAGGGCATGCGCGTCGTGACGAACGGAGCGCGCGATGAATAG